Genomic window (Pirellulales bacterium):
CCGCCAAGCTCGCCGCGGCGGGGCTGCTGGTCCCCGAGACGATCGCCTGTCAGACGGTCGACGACGCGCGGGTTGCGTTCGAGGAGTTGGGGGGCGACGTCGTCGTGAAGCCGCTGTTCGGCGGCGAAGGGCGCGGGCTGGTGCGGGTGACCGATCCCGTTTTGGCCTTGCGGGCGTTCACCTCGCTGGCGCGGTTCGAGTCGGCGATCTATCTGCAACGGTTCGTGCCGCACGAGGGGCGCGACTGGCGGCTGTTCGTCGTCGGCGACGAGGTGCTCGGGATGGAGCGCACCAACCCGGACGACTGGCGGACGAACATCAGCCGCGGGGGGACGGGGGCGCCGCTGGTCGTATCGGCGGAGTTGGCCGAGTCGGCCCGTCGTGCGGCGGCGGCGGTTGGCGCCACGGTTGCGGGGATCGATTTCCTGCCGGGCCGCGACGGGCGGGTCTACGCGCTCGAGGTGAACGCCTCGCCAGGGTGGCGAGCGCTGGCCGCGGCGACCGGGAGCGACGTCGCGGCGCGGGTGCTTGCGCATGTTGCGGCGGCGGGGCGCTGAGCCGCAAGCGTCTGAGGACGGGGCTTTCGAGCGGGAGCTTGCGCGGGGAGAATAGGAGGATGAGCGTTGCCGCTGAAACTGAACCTCCCGCCGCGTTGCCGCACGTGAACGTCGCCGATCGGTTGACGCGCATCGCCGCACTGTTGCCGGAGGGAGTCGCCGTGGCTTGCCCCGGGCGCGGCGACGTCGCGGGACGGCGCGAGTATGCGACCTGCACGTTTCGCGAGCTCGACGCCGACGCGACCGCGCTGGCTCGCGGGCTGGTCGACATGGGCGTGACGCCGGGGATGCGACTTGTGCTGCTGGTGCGACCGGGGATCGAGTTCGTGAAGCTGGTGTTCGCCCTGCTGCGATCCGGGGCGACGATGGTGCTGATCGATCCGGGGATGGGGCGAAATCATCTGCTGGAATGCCTCGCCGCGACCGAGCCGCAGGGGTTCGTGGCGATCAGCCCGGCCCAGGCCGTGCGGCGGGTCTACGCTCGGCGATTTCCGCGAGCGCGGCTCAACGTGACCGTCGGCCGACGGTGGTTTTGGGGCGGAGCGACGTATCGCGGGCTGCTGGCCGCGGGTCGGCGGAGTCGAGCCGCGTTGCCGACGACGGCGACCGACGACTGCGCGGCGATCATTTTCACCTCGGGGAGCACCGGCCCGCCGAAGGGGGTGCTGTCGACGCACGGCATGTTCGAGGCCCAGGTGCGCGACATCGCCGCGCGGTACGCCCTGACTCCCGGCGGGGCGGATCTGGCGTGTTTTCCGTTGTTCGGGTTGTTCAACTCGGCGCTGGGGGTGACGACCGTCTTTCCGCGGATGGACTTTTCGCGCCCCGCGACGGCCGACTGCGGCGAGTTGCTGGCGGCGGCCAGCGATTGGCGCGTCACGCAGGCGTTCGCCTCGCCGGCGGTGTGGGACAAGCTGAGCCGGCACTGCGCGGCGACGGGCGAGCGAATGCCGACGTTGCGAAAGGTCTTCTCGTGCGGGGCGCCTGTCCCCGCAGCCGTGTTGCGGCGGACGCTGGGGTGCGTTGCCGAGGGCGCCGAGATGCACACGCCGTACGGGGCGACTGAGGCACTGCCCGTGGCGACGATCGCCGCGAGCGAGGTGCTTGGCGAAACGGCGGAGCGGACCGACCAGGGCCGCGGAGTGTGCGTCGGGCGCCGATTCGACTCGATTGCTTGGAGAGTCGTTCGCATCGCCGACGAGTCGTTCGCGACGCTCGCCGAGACGGACGAGTTGCCCGCCGGCGAAATCGGCGAGCTCGTCGTCCGCGGCGAGCAAGTCTCGCCCGCCTACGTCGTGGCGCCGGGGCGATCGGTCGACGAGGCGAACGCGACGGCGAAGATCCGCACTGGCGCCGCCGTGTGGCACCGCCTGGGGGACGTCGGCTATTTCGACGACGAGGAGCGGTTTTGGTACTGCGGCCGCAAGACGCACCGCGTCGAAACGGCCGCGGGGACGCTGTTCACCGAGTGCGTCGAGGGGGTGTTCAACGTCCATCCGCACGTGCGGCGAACTGCGCTCGTGGGGATCGGGCTGCGCGGCGAGCAGACGCCCGTGTTGTGCGTCGAGCCGACGGCCGCATTTCTCGCAGAGCACGGGACTCGCTATCATG
Coding sequences:
- a CDS encoding RimK family alpha-L-glutamate ligase — protein: MKIAVFTSPESWHYRDLVRAAGERHDLATLDQARLLAGVGAAGLIIRCGDMSLLDFDAAIVRAMTPAGLEPVVLRMDALARLEAAGIPVINSAKAIEASIDKYLATAKLAAAGLLVPETIACQTVDDARVAFEELGGDVVVKPLFGGEGRGLVRVTDPVLALRAFTSLARFESAIYLQRFVPHEGRDWRLFVVGDEVLGMERTNPDDWRTNISRGGTGAPLVVSAELAESARRAAAAVGATVAGIDFLPGRDGRVYALEVNASPGWRALAAATGSDVAARVLAHVAAAGR
- a CDS encoding AMP-binding protein encodes the protein MSVAAETEPPAALPHVNVADRLTRIAALLPEGVAVACPGRGDVAGRREYATCTFRELDADATALARGLVDMGVTPGMRLVLLVRPGIEFVKLVFALLRSGATMVLIDPGMGRNHLLECLAATEPQGFVAISPAQAVRRVYARRFPRARLNVTVGRRWFWGGATYRGLLAAGRRSRAALPTTATDDCAAIIFTSGSTGPPKGVLSTHGMFEAQVRDIAARYALTPGGADLACFPLFGLFNSALGVTTVFPRMDFSRPATADCGELLAAASDWRVTQAFASPAVWDKLSRHCAATGERMPTLRKVFSCGAPVPAAVLRRTLGCVAEGAEMHTPYGATEALPVATIAASEVLGETAERTDQGRGVCVGRRFDSIAWRVVRIADESFATLAETDELPAGEIGELVVRGEQVSPAYVVAPGRSVDEANATAKIRTGAAVWHRLGDVGYFDDEERFWYCGRKTHRVETAAGTLFTECVEGVFNVHPHVRRTALVGIGLRGEQTPVLCVEPTAAFLAEHGTRYHEEPYRRLADELRAVGRTEPSLAAIEIILFRDRFPVDVRHNAKIRREELATWAARRCAAGGDAAARAGMLSNGF